Proteins encoded by one window of Pelmatolapia mariae isolate MD_Pm_ZW linkage group LG14, Pm_UMD_F_2, whole genome shotgun sequence:
- the LOC134641797 gene encoding von Willebrand factor A domain-containing protein 5A-like isoform X3 translates to MDCCGLLTLQKEPVPLKSIEVELEVRDHVATVVSTLNYENKEDKPLEAVFVFPVPGDAAVCHFSAQIGQTQIVAEVKEKQEAREEYDDALSSGQQAFLLEESDESPDIFSLSVGSLPPGESASIRLEYVTELAVQADDGLRFCLPAVLNPRYQPQGSEDAGVQVTSVPASLVPYSLSFSARVSSPRPVSKVESNCSLDPLQYLNTDQTQATVKLAAGHKFDRDVELLIYYKDAHQPTAVVEAGQASAEPGSLMGDPVVMVSLYPEFPQSVMSSKASCGEFVFLVDRSGSMDCATSNTEQQETRISSARDTLLLLLKSLPMGCYFNIYSFGSSYEHIFPKSVEYGEKTMEEALKKVEQMEADLGGTEILEPLKHIYSQPCIPTQPRQLFVFTDGEVGNTKEVIDLVKKNSGSHRCFSFGIGEGASSALINGMAKEGGGHAQFITGTDRMQPKVMQSLRFSLQPAVEDVSVTWDLPKGSKVTVLSPPITTIFQGKRSLIYAQLTGQSSEAAEGCVTVKYSLAGHPSENHLHFSLRPAENSGLIVHRLAARTLICLLEMEAENNQEKEEVKKKVVQLSVQSGVSSSFTAFIAVNTDNNKEIQGPLLHRDIPMAGLMKCLATPCCLAAHSSSFSPGVRYLYAALDSEADCEVDYGCPLEFEDMCSYRALPDEEFPPAEKPLRDPLLLLVSLQKASGCWLLDAALAAALGKTNEEVEKSKPEKASSEVWATILALIWLHGFKMDAKDEWELLAAKAVSWLSAQKAPSVTECVEAGNILLGCSVQKTALGL, encoded by the exons ATGGATTGCTGTGGTCTGCTAACTCTTCAGAAGGAACCAG TTCCTCTGAAGAGCATTgaggtggagctggaggtgAGGGACCATGTGGCTACAGTGGTCTCCACTCTGAACTATGAGAACAAGGAGGACAAACCATTAGAGGCTGTTTTTGTCTTCCCTGTGCCTGGAGATGCTGCTGTCTGTCATTTCAGTGCTCAGATTGGACAGACACAGATTGTAGCTGAGGTGAAGGAGAAACAGGAG GCTCGTGAGGAGTATGATGATGCTCTGAGCTCCGGTCAGCAGGCCTTCCTATTGGAGGAGAGTGATGAGAGTCCAGATATATTCTCTCTGAGTGTGGGCAGTCTGCCTCCAGGAGAGAGCGCCTCCATCAGGTTGGAGTACGTCACTGAGCTGGCTGTGCAGGCTGATGATGGTCTGAGGTTCTGTctgcctgctgtgctcaacCCTCGATACCAACCTCAGG GTAGTGAAGATGCAGGTGTCCAGGTGACTTCTGTTCCAGCCTCTCTGGTGCCCTACAGTCTGTCTTTTTCTGCCCGAGTGTCCTCTCCTCGTCCAGTCTCTAAAGTAGAGTCCAACTGTTCCCTGGACCCTCTGCAGTACCTCAACACTGATCAAACCCAGGCCACG GTCAAGCTGGCTGCAGGACACAAGTTTGACAGAGATGTTGAACTGCTGATTTATTACAAAGACGCCCACCAGCCCACTGCTGTGGTGGAGGCAGGACAGGCCTCTGCTGAGCCGG GCTCTCTGATGGGTGATCCAGTGGTGATGGTGAGTCTGTACCCTGAGTTCCCCCAGTCTGTGATGTCTTCAAAGGCTTCATGTGGAGAGTTTGTGTTCTTAGTGGATCGATCTGGAAGTATGGACTGTGCTACGAGTAACACTGAGCAGCAGGAAACTCGGATCAGCAGTGCCAGG GACACTCTGCTGCTCCTGTTGAAGAGCTTACCAATGGGCTGCTATTtcaacatttacagttttgggtCTAGTTATGAACACATCTTCCC TAAGAGTGTAGAGTATGGTGAGAAGACCATGGAGGAGGCTCTGAAGAAAGTTGAGCAGATGGAGGCTGATCTTGGAGGAACAGAGATCCTGGAGCCCCTCAAACATATTTACAGCCAGCCCTGCATTCCCACTCAGCCTagacag CTGTTTGTCTTTACTGATGGAGAGGTGGGGAACACCAAAGAAGTGATCGATCTGGTGAAGAAGAATTCAGGCTCCCACAG GTGTTTCTCTTTTGGGATTGGGGAAGGGGCCAGCTCTGCTCTCATCAATGGGATGGCCAAGGAAGGAGGAGGTCACGCTCAGTTCATCACAGGGACTGACAGGATGCAACCAAAA GTGATGCAGTCGCTGCGATTTTCTCTGCAACCAGCAGTGGAAGATGTTTCTGTTACATGGGATTTACCAAAGGGATCAAAAGTCACTGTCCTCTCTCCACCAATCACAACCATTTTCCAGGGTAAAAGGTCACTGATTTATGCCCAGCTCACTGGACAG AGCTCAGAGGCAGCAGAGGGCTGTGTAACGGTGAAATACAGCCTGGCAGGTCATCCCTCTGAGAACCACCTGCACTTCAGTCTCAGACCTGCAGAGAACTCTGG CTTAATAGTCCACAGGTTAGCTGCTCGGACTCTTATTTGCTTGCTAGAGATGGAAGCGGAAAACaatcaggaaaaagaagaagtaaaaAAGAAGGTGGTGCAGCTGAGTGTCCAATCAGGAGTGAGCAGTTCTTTCACTGCTTTCATTGCTGTCAATACAGACAACAACAAGGAGATTCAAGGACCTCTTCTGCACAGAGACATTCCAA tGGCTGGTCTAATGAAATGTCTTGCTACCCCTTGCTGTCTGGCAGCTCATAGTTCCTCTTTTTCGCCCG GTGTACGGTACTTGTATGCAGCGCTTGACTCTGAAG CAGATTGTGAGGTGGATTATGGATGCCCTCTAGAATTCGAAGACATGTGCAGTTACAGAG CACTGCCAGATGAAGAATTTCCACCTGCTGAGAAGCCACTCAGAGACCCTTTGCTGCTGTTAGTCTCCCTCCAGAAGGCGTCTGGCTGCTGGCTGCTTGATGCAGCTCTGGCTGCTGCACTGGGAAAGACCAACGAGGAGGTGGAAAAGTCAAAGCCTGAAAAG GCCAGCAGTGAAGTGTGGGCCACCATTCTGGCTCTGATCTGGCTTCATGGTTTCAAGATGGATGCAAAGGACGAGTGGGAGCTTCTGGCTGCAAAGGCTGTATCATGGCTCAGTGCGCAAAAAG cacCATCTGTGACCGAGTGTGTGGAAGCCGGAAATATATTGTTGGGTTGCAGTGTGCAAAAAACTGCCCTTGGCCTCTGA